A part of Solibacillus sp. FSL H8-0538 genomic DNA contains:
- a CDS encoding hemolysin family protein — translation MTIINLAIFTILIALTAFFVATEFAVVKVRQSRIDQLVAEGKKGALNAKQLTTHLDEYLSACQLGITVTALGIGMVGESTFEFILHPLFETIGIPKDNIHFFTVGAAFVIATFLHVVVGELAPKTVAIQKAEQVTLLFAKPIMIFYKILYPFIWFLNGSARVLVGLFGMKPASEHELSHTEEELRLLLSESFKSGEINKNELKYVNNVFEFDDKIAREIMVTRTEIVGFEKNTSFQEVLTTISEERYTRYPIYVGDRDQIIGFLNIKDFLTLGMSNRITEENFSLENFTNPVINTIETTPIHVLLQKMQKERIHMAILLDEYGGTSGLVTVEDILEELVGEIRDEFDGDEIPDIRKVGEDHYIIYSKVLLDDVAKLLNIDLKNNAVDTIGGWYFTQDTELDVKKPINFQGYAFHIKEKDGHVLQYIEVKKAEKPATLETVLVD, via the coding sequence TTGACCATTATTAATTTAGCTATATTTACAATTTTAATTGCTTTAACGGCTTTCTTCGTCGCAACCGAGTTTGCCGTTGTAAAAGTACGACAGTCACGAATTGACCAACTTGTTGCGGAAGGAAAAAAAGGCGCACTCAATGCGAAACAGCTGACAACACATTTAGATGAATACTTATCTGCCTGCCAGTTAGGAATTACCGTAACGGCACTTGGTATTGGTATGGTTGGCGAATCAACATTTGAATTTATATTACACCCGCTATTTGAAACGATAGGTATTCCAAAAGATAATATTCATTTCTTTACAGTAGGTGCTGCGTTTGTAATTGCAACATTCCTACATGTAGTAGTAGGTGAATTAGCACCAAAAACAGTTGCAATTCAAAAGGCAGAGCAAGTTACTTTATTATTTGCGAAACCTATTATGATTTTCTACAAAATTTTGTATCCATTTATTTGGTTCTTAAATGGTTCTGCACGTGTACTAGTAGGTTTATTTGGCATGAAGCCTGCAAGTGAACATGAGCTATCTCATACAGAAGAAGAGCTACGTCTTTTACTATCAGAAAGCTTTAAATCTGGTGAAATCAATAAAAACGAATTAAAATACGTGAATAATGTATTTGAATTTGACGATAAAATTGCACGTGAAATTATGGTGACACGCACAGAAATAGTAGGTTTTGAGAAGAACACGTCATTCCAAGAAGTGCTTACGACCATTTCGGAAGAGCGCTATACACGTTATCCAATTTATGTGGGAGATCGTGATCAAATTATCGGATTTTTAAATATTAAAGACTTTTTAACACTAGGAATGAGCAATCGAATCACAGAGGAAAACTTCTCTTTAGAAAACTTTACAAATCCAGTCATTAATACGATTGAAACAACGCCAATACATGTATTACTTCAAAAAATGCAAAAAGAACGTATCCATATGGCGATTCTATTGGATGAATATGGCGGTACGTCAGGATTAGTGACAGTTGAAGATATTTTGGAAGAGCTAGTTGGTGAAATTCGTGATGAATTTGATGGAGATGAAATTCCTGACATTCGTAAAGTCGGGGAAGACCATTACATCATTTACTCAAAGGTACTTTTAGATGATGTAGCTAAGCTGTTAAATATCGATTTAAAAAATAATGCAGTCGATACAATCGGCGGTTGGTATTTCACACAAGATACCGAATTAGACGTAAAGAAACCGATCAATTTCCAAGGCTATGCGTTTCACATTAAAGAAAAAGATGGTCATGTTTTACAATATATAGAAGTAAAAAAAGCAGAAAAACCAGCAACACTTGAAACCGTTTTAGTAGATTAA
- a CDS encoding EcsC family protein: protein MDTREQLTTHLQEIEAWEKDQKGLWFWEKLGRLPFKLLDKMTPSFIQDKIGVLVAELGSYIQTGGKYLINEQSMIQKIRNESSYKDIHTIPDIGKMPLEDMITLSKKLQKDRVKLATVQGASTGFGGLFTLVIDIPVILGMALKSLQEIAIIHGYDPNDIQERIFIVKCLQFSSADIVGKESILNELSSMNENKDASENMISQLKGWQEVFFTYRDQFGWKKLFQMVPIAGMIFGAYANKGMIQDITETGIMLYRKRRIYEKFNEIEQRENSVIE, encoded by the coding sequence ATGGACACTAGAGAACAATTAACAACACATTTGCAAGAAATTGAAGCGTGGGAAAAGGACCAAAAAGGATTATGGTTTTGGGAGAAGTTAGGCCGCCTACCTTTTAAGCTATTAGATAAGATGACACCGAGTTTCATCCAGGATAAAATTGGAGTATTGGTCGCTGAATTAGGGAGTTATATTCAAACCGGTGGAAAATATTTAATCAATGAACAATCCATGATTCAGAAAATACGTAATGAATCTTCCTATAAAGATATCCATACGATACCTGATATCGGGAAAATGCCCTTAGAAGATATGATTACGCTTAGTAAAAAACTTCAAAAGGATCGTGTGAAGTTAGCAACTGTACAAGGTGCTTCTACTGGCTTCGGTGGACTCTTTACACTGGTCATCGATATTCCTGTAATTTTAGGGATGGCATTGAAATCACTTCAAGAGATCGCAATTATTCACGGCTATGATCCAAATGATATACAAGAGCGTATTTTCATTGTCAAATGTCTACAATTCTCTTCGGCTGATATTGTCGGGAAGGAATCGATATTGAACGAACTTTCTTCCATGAATGAAAATAAAGATGCATCGGAAAATATGATTTCTCAGCTTAAAGGCTGGCAAGAAGTATTTTTTACATACCGTGATCAATTTGGTTGGAAAAAGCTCTTTCAAATGGTACCAATAGCGGGTATGATTTTCGGCGCATATGCAAACAAAGGCATGATTCAAGATATTACCGAAACAGGTATTATGCTTTATCGAAAAAGACGTATTTATGAAAAATTTAATGAAATAGAGCAAAGAGAAAATTCCGTGATTGAATAG